From Paenibacillus sp. V4I7, one genomic window encodes:
- a CDS encoding MFS transporter has protein sequence MKQQNWKRSFFTIWAGQAVSLITSSVLQMAIIWYLTDTTGSAMVLSMATMVGFLPQAILGTMIGVLVDRWNRKLIMIGADLIIAAAGAALAVVAITIDLPIWVVMIVLFIRSIGTAFHTPALSAVTPLLVPEDQLTKCAGYSQSVQSVSYILSPAIGAFLYATWELNAIIAIDVLGALIACITVAMVVIPKQMTQGESVKSNFFEEAIEGYRTFRESKGLFALLWIGALYAFVFMPINALFPLMSMSYFGGTATHASIVEIVFAVGMLVGGLLLGVWGGLKNRALSIIFSISLMGITLFISGLLPINGFLIFVLCSALMGFSSPFYSGVQMALIQEKIQPEYLGRVFGLLGSITSFAMPIGLIVSGIFADRIGINTWFMLSGVCIIAIALLCVLLPSIRHLDK, from the coding sequence ATGAAACAACAAAATTGGAAGCGAAGTTTCTTTACAATATGGGCAGGTCAGGCGGTTTCACTGATTACTAGCTCTGTCCTGCAAATGGCGATTATTTGGTATCTAACCGACACTACAGGATCAGCAATGGTGCTCTCGATGGCGACAATGGTAGGTTTTTTACCTCAAGCCATTTTGGGAACAATGATTGGCGTATTGGTTGATCGTTGGAATAGAAAACTGATTATGATCGGTGCAGACCTTATTATTGCTGCCGCAGGTGCTGCCTTGGCTGTGGTCGCAATCACAATCGACCTGCCAATATGGGTCGTGATGATCGTTTTATTTATCCGTAGTATCGGAACAGCATTTCACACGCCTGCTTTGAGTGCAGTAACACCTTTGTTGGTACCAGAGGATCAACTGACGAAGTGCGCTGGATACAGCCAATCGGTACAGTCGGTAAGCTATATTCTAAGCCCTGCAATTGGAGCTTTTCTATATGCAACATGGGAACTAAACGCAATTATTGCCATTGATGTGTTGGGTGCATTGATCGCCTGTATCACTGTGGCGATGGTTGTTATTCCAAAGCAAATGACGCAAGGTGAAAGTGTTAAAAGTAACTTTTTCGAAGAAGCAATAGAAGGTTATCGTACATTTAGGGAATCGAAGGGATTATTTGCATTGCTTTGGATTGGCGCGCTATATGCGTTTGTCTTTATGCCTATCAATGCCTTGTTCCCTTTAATGAGTATGAGCTATTTCGGAGGGACGGCGACCCATGCTTCTATTGTTGAAATCGTCTTTGCAGTTGGAATGTTGGTTGGAGGCTTGTTGCTTGGTGTTTGGGGCGGATTAAAAAACCGTGCACTGAGCATTATTTTTTCCATTTCCTTGATGGGGATTACATTATTCATTTCTGGCTTGTTGCCGATAAATGGCTTCCTTATCTTTGTACTGTGCAGTGCCTTGATGGGCTTTTCAAGCCCATTTTATAGCGGTGTACAGATGGCTCTCATTCAAGAAAAAATTCAACCTGAGTATTTAGGGCGGGTATTTGGGCTATTGGGCAGCATTACGTCCTTTGCCATGCCGATCGGTTTAATCGTTTCTGGGATTTTTGCCGATCGAATTGGAATTAATACGTGGTTTATGTTATCGGGGGTTTGCATCATAGCAATTGCACTTCTATGTGTGTTGCTGCCCTCTATCCGACATTTAGATAAATAA
- a CDS encoding YqeG family HAD IIIA-type phosphatase — translation MPIFKPSQTVRSIYDIDGDKLLRAGIKGIIFNWSNTLIPKNSVSASDSMKKWLKDFKSRYSIKLIIVSNSKPPAQGTELVNEIPALFEASKPKKKAFMAALDILGTRKNETAVIGNGIITDLWGGNRLGMYTIFVSHSWTKFRFIGAIKRLMVKVLRV, via the coding sequence ATGCCTATTTTCAAGCCTTCACAAACTGTGCGATCAATTTATGACATAGACGGAGACAAGCTGCTGCGAGCAGGAATTAAAGGAATAATATTTAACTGGAGTAATACATTAATTCCGAAGAATTCTGTTTCTGCATCGGATTCGATGAAGAAATGGTTGAAAGACTTTAAGTCCCGATATTCGATAAAGTTAATTATTGTCTCAAACAGTAAGCCTCCTGCTCAAGGAACCGAGCTGGTTAATGAGATTCCGGCTTTGTTCGAAGCGAGTAAACCGAAGAAAAAAGCATTTATGGCTGCTTTGGATATACTCGGGACCCGAAAAAATGAGACAGCCGTTATTGGCAATGGTATTATTACTGATTTATGGGGTGGAAATCGACTAGGGATGTATACGATTTTTGTTTCTCATTCATGGACAAAATTCCGATTTATTGGTGCAATTAAACGGTTAATGGTAAAAGTACTTCGAGTGTAA
- a CDS encoding winged helix-turn-helix domain-containing protein — protein MLTRKEANLLKSLIQINPKIVNRNYLLEKMWDHSDFVEENTLNVNVTMLRKKLQDLDIDNGIETNRGKGYKLNKNW, from the coding sequence ATTCTTACAAGAAAAGAAGCTAACTTGCTCAAAAGTTTGATTCAGATAAACCCTAAGATTGTTAACAGAAACTATCTTCTGGAAAAGATGTGGGATCACTCCGATTTCGTTGAAGAAAACACCCTTAACGTAAATGTCACAATGTTAAGAAAAAAACTGCAAGACCTTGACATTGATAATGGGATCGAAACGAACAGAGGCAAGGGCTACAAATTAAACAAGAACTGGTAG
- a CDS encoding AAA family ATPase produces MHFTKKSVTVYLISGPLGVGKSTVSKTLANTMNQCVLIEGDLLLHVYRGETEPTWEERLRLAWLNIAAVTRNFLLDGLDVVIDFVVEDELQWFFDQLSDLEATLHYVVLHAEPNTLTARLHQRGDAQYIHRSLFLRNKLMASPTNEPFLLDTDRKQPDELAEEIINNSRFRIHLK; encoded by the coding sequence ATGCATTTCACCAAAAAATCAGTAACCGTCTATCTTATCTCTGGTCCACTTGGTGTAGGGAAATCAACCGTCTCCAAGACTCTGGCCAACACGATGAACCAATGTGTGTTGATTGAAGGTGATCTGCTTCTCCATGTTTACCGAGGGGAGACCGAGCCGACCTGGGAGGAACGACTCCGACTGGCTTGGCTTAATATTGCTGCGGTGACGCGGAATTTTCTCCTGGACGGGCTAGACGTGGTTATCGATTTCGTCGTCGAAGATGAACTGCAATGGTTCTTTGACCAACTATCGGACCTCGAGGCGACGCTACACTATGTTGTGCTGCACGCGGAACCGAACACCCTTACCGCTCGACTCCATCAGCGAGGAGATGCACAATATATCCACCGTTCGCTCTTCCTTCGGAACAAGTTGATGGCATCGCCGACCAATGAGCCATTTCTGCTGGATACCGATCGTAAGCAGCCGGATGAACTTGCTGAGGAAATCATTAATAATTCCAGATTTCGGATACACTTGAAGTGA